One window of the Camelina sativa cultivar DH55 chromosome 1, Cs, whole genome shotgun sequence genome contains the following:
- the LOC104783540 gene encoding uncharacterized protein LOC104783540 codes for MERSTPEHVTSAHKRLSVSFLVSLMVLCARHANRVSKKLKLKTNRKQTHLEDYLESPKPNGNKGREEGGGGGRFGWSPARSFSPMRVRPKELMTTLSNKAMTMVGRKTKPYDGGAVKKTAVEMIVEEDEEEYGVWQREILMGGKCEPLDYSGVIYYDCSGHQLKEVPPRSPRASLVPERPTRSYVGSLLNPTEKEI; via the coding sequence ATGGAGAGATCAACGCCAGAACATGTCACCTCCGCACACAAGCGCCTTAGCGTGAGTTTCCTCGTCTCTCTCATGGTACTTTGTGCTAGACACGCAAACCGAGTCTCCAAGAAGCTCAAACTCAAGACGAATCGAAAGCAAACTCATCTCGAAGACTATCTCGAAAGCCCTAAGCCTAACGGCAACAAAGGCCGTGAagaaggcggaggaggaggaaggttTGGATGGAGTCCGGCACGGTCTTTTTCGCCGATGAGGGTGCGTCCTAAGGAGCTCATGACGACCTTGAGCAACAAGGCGATGACTATGGTCGGCCGGAAAACTAAACCTTACGACGGTGGTGCCGTGAAGAAGACGGCGGTGGAGATGAttgtggaggaggatgaggaggagtACGGCGTTTGGCAGAGGGAGATTTTGATGGGAGGTAAATGTGAGCCGTTGGATTACTCCGGCGTGATCTACTACGATTGTAGTGGACATCAGCTAAAGGAAGTGCCTCCAAGGTCGCCACGTGCTAGTTTGGTTCCTGAGCGCCCGACCCGTTCTTATGTCGGGTCACTGTTAAACCCGAcggaaaaagaaatttaa
- the LOC104783547 gene encoding oleosin 1-like: MFSVTHTKKQQSLSTMAERFSSGEAQYWPMYGSSPTSTNVSNGPIASFVHQLRSHSPTSSQLFGYLALLISSGILLFLLGVSVTAAVLGFIVFLPLIVISSPIWIPIFVLVGGFLTVSGFLVGTVAVVSWTYRYFRGMHPVGSNQMDYARSRIYDTASHVKDYAREYGGYFHGRAKDAAPGA, translated from the coding sequence ATGTTCTCtgtcacacacacaaaaaaacaacaatcgCTCTCTACAATGGCGGAAAGGTTCTCTAGCGGCGAGGCTCAATATTGGCCCATGTACGGTAGCTCCCCTACCAGCACCAACGTTAGCAATGGCCCCATCGCCTCGTTTGTCCATCAGCTCCGATCTCATTCACCAACCTCCTCACAGCTTTTTGGTTACCTCGCGCTCCTCATTTCCAGCGGaatcctcctcttcctccttggCGTAAGCGTCACCGCAGCCGTGCTCGGTTTCATCGTGTTTCTTCCATTGATCGTCATCTCGAGTCCCATCTGGATTCCCATTTTTGTCCTCGTTGGCGGGTTCTTAACGGTCTCGGGATTTCTTGTCGGAACGGTGGCGGTAGTGTCGTGGACGTACCGCTATTTCCGAGGAATGCACCCGGTTGGATCAAACCAGATGGATTATGCACGCAGTCGGATCTATGACACGGCCTCCCACGTTAAAGATTACGCTAGAGAATACGGTGGTTACTTCCATGGCAGGGCTAAAGATGCGGCACCTGGTGCTTAA
- the LOC104783554 gene encoding oleosin 1-like — MAERFSSGEAQYWPIYGSSPTSTNVSNGGPIASFVHQLRSHSPTSSQLFGYLALLISSGILLFLLGVSVTAAVLGFIVFLPLIVISSPIWIPVFVLVGGFLTVSGFLVGTVAVVSWTYRYFRGMHPVGSNQMDYARSRIYDTASHVKDYAREYGGYFHGRAKDAAPGA, encoded by the coding sequence ATGGCGGAAAGGTTCTCTAGCGGCGAGGCTCAATATTGGCCCATCTACGGTAGCTCCCCTACCAGCACCAACGTTAGCAATGGCGGCCCCATCGCGTCGTTTGTCCATCAGCTCCGATCTCATTCACCAACCTCCTCGCAGCTCTTTGGTTACCTCGCTCTCCTCATTTCCAGCGGaatcctcctcttcctccttggCGTAAGCGTCACCGCAGCCGTGCTCGGTTTCATCGTGTTTCTTCCATTGATCGTCATCTCGAGTCCCATCTGGATTCCCGTTTTTGTCCTCGTTGGCGGGTTCTTAACGGTCTCGGGATTTCTTGTCGGAACGGTGGCGGTAGTGTCGTGGACGTACCGCTATTTCCGAGGAATGCACCCGGTTGGATCAAACCAGATGGATTATGCACGCAGTCGGATCTATGACACGGCCTCCCACGTTAAAGATTACGCTAGAGAATACGGTGGTTACTTCCATGGCAGGGCTAAAGATGCGGCACCTGGTGCTTAA
- the LOC104783563 gene encoding single-stranded DNA-binding protein, mitochondrial-like: MANSMTTLSRRLYRSLLSNPRFSQASMSFCTNNISSREDSDFDELSANSDTESPIEPKASDPVSRFSGERPIENGLDSGVFKAILVGQVGQLPLQKRLKSGRTVTLFSVGTGGIRNNRRPLINEDPREYASRSAVQWHRVSVYPERLADLVLKTVEPGSVVYLEGNLETKIFTDPVTGLVRRIREVAIRRNGRVVFLGKAGDMQQPSSAELRGVGYY, translated from the exons ATGGCGAATTCAATGACTACCCTTTCGAGAAGACTCTACAGATCTCTTCTCTCGAACCCTAGATTTTCTCAAGCTTCCATGTCCTTCTGCACCAACAACATCTCTTCCCGAGAAGACTCCGATTTCGACGAGTTATCAGCTAACTCAGACACTGAATCTCCCATTGAACCCAAGGCTTCAGACCCAGTTTCTCGATTCTCCGGAGAGCGTCCAATCGAAAATGGCCTTGACTCTGGCGTTTTCAAG GCAATATTGGTGGGGCAAGTTGGTCAGCTTCCTTTGCAGAAGAGGCTGAAGAGTGGTAGAACAGTTACTCTCTTCTCTGTTGGAACCGGTGGGATCAGGAACAATCGGAGACCGTTGATTAACGAAGATCCGAGGGAGTATGCAAGCAGGTCTGCTGTGCAGTGGCACCGTGTATCTGTTTACCCTGAACGGTTGGCTGATCTTGTGTTGAAGACTGTTGAACCAGG TTCAGTTGTCTATTTGGAGGGTAATCTAGAGACGAAGATTTTCACTGATCCTGTCACTGGTTTGGTTCGACGTATAAGAGAAGTTGCTATTCGTAGAAACG GGCGAGTTGTGTTTTTAGGAAAAGCTGGTGATATGCAGCAACCAAGTTCTGCTGAGCTTAGAGGCGTTGGCTACTACTGA
- the LOC104783568 gene encoding early nodulin-like protein 1, producing MGSSNKKITLVAIIVSLYMFSCVSSTEFEVGGEDGWIVPTSKSRGDTFNQWASDNRFKVGDTLRFKYSKDSVLMVSEEEYKKCKATKPQLYSNNEDTVFKLDRPGLFYFISGVSGHCEKGQKMIIKVMETESSTESPPPSSSSSSSSLPASTPKAKKSNAFKTAVQFSSSGFVVFAVLVVSVFGLV from the exons ATGGGTTCATCGAACAAGAAGATCACTCTTGTTGCGATCATTGTATCGTTGTATATGTTTTCATGTGTTTCAAGCACTGAATTTGAAGTTGGAGGAGAAGATGGTTGGATCGTACCAACGTCTAAGTCTCGTGGAGATACGTTTAACCAATGGGCTTCAGATAACCGTTTTAAAGTTGGCGACACTCTCC GTTTCAAGTACTCGAAAGACTCAGTGTTAATGGTGTCAGAAGAGGAGTACAAGAAATGCAAAGCCACCAAACCGCAACTCTACTCAAACAACGAAGACACGGTTTTCAAACTAGATCGACCCGGTTTGTTTTACTTCATCAGCGGTGTCTCAGGCCACTGCGAAAAGGGTCAGAAGATGATCATAAAAGTTATGGAGACGGAGTCTTCCACAGAGTCTcctccaccatcttcttcttcttcctcatcatctcTTCCGGCGTCAACTCCAAAGGCCAAGAAGAGCAATGCCTTCAAAACCGCAGTCCAGTTCAGTAGCTCCGGTTTTGTTGTCTTTGCGGTTCTGGTTGTTTCGGTTTTTGGTCTGGTTTAG